The following are from one region of the Chromobacterium phragmitis genome:
- the metK gene encoding methionine adenosyltransferase, whose amino-acid sequence MSEYLFTSESVSEGHPDKVADQISDAILDAILREDKHARVAAETLVNTGLVVLAGEITTTANIDYIKIARETIKRIGYDDSELGFDYRGCAVMACYDKQSPDIAQGVNEGEGLDLNQGAGDQGLMFGYACDETPTLMPFPIYYAHRLVQRQAELRKDGRLPWLRPDAKSQITCVYDAATGLPKRIDTVVLSTQHSPDIDHQTLTEAVIEDIIKPVLPPDMVTAETKFLINPTGRFVIGGPMGDCGLTGRKIIVDTYGGAAPHGGGAFSGKDPSKVDRSAAYAGRYVAKNIVAAGLARQCQIQVSYAIGVAEPTSIAVDTFGTNKIPNEKIVELVKKHFDLRPKGIIQMLDLLRPIYGKTAAYGHFGREEPEFSWERTDKVEALRADAGLARRSEEAAFAG is encoded by the coding sequence ATGAGCGAATATCTGTTTACTTCCGAATCCGTCTCCGAAGGCCATCCGGACAAGGTAGCCGACCAGATCTCCGACGCCATCCTCGACGCCATCCTGCGCGAGGACAAGCACGCCCGCGTCGCCGCCGAGACGCTGGTGAACACCGGCCTGGTAGTGCTGGCCGGCGAGATCACCACCACGGCCAACATCGATTACATCAAGATCGCGCGCGAGACCATCAAGCGCATCGGCTACGACGATTCCGAGCTGGGCTTCGATTATCGGGGCTGCGCGGTGATGGCTTGCTACGACAAACAATCGCCGGACATCGCCCAGGGCGTGAACGAGGGCGAGGGCCTGGACCTGAATCAGGGCGCCGGCGACCAGGGCCTGATGTTCGGCTACGCCTGCGATGAAACCCCGACGCTGATGCCGTTCCCGATCTACTACGCGCATCGCCTGGTGCAGCGCCAGGCCGAATTGCGCAAGGATGGCCGCCTGCCGTGGCTGCGTCCGGACGCCAAGAGCCAGATCACCTGCGTGTACGACGCCGCCACCGGCCTGCCCAAGCGCATCGACACGGTGGTGCTGTCCACCCAGCACAGTCCGGACATCGACCACCAGACGCTGACCGAAGCGGTGATCGAGGACATCATCAAGCCGGTGCTGCCGCCGGACATGGTGACGGCGGAAACCAAGTTCCTGATCAATCCGACCGGGCGCTTCGTCATCGGGGGCCCGATGGGCGACTGCGGCCTGACCGGGCGCAAGATCATCGTCGACACTTACGGCGGCGCGGCGCCGCACGGCGGCGGCGCGTTCTCCGGCAAGGATCCGTCCAAGGTGGACCGCTCGGCCGCCTACGCCGGCCGCTACGTGGCGAAGAACATCGTCGCCGCCGGCCTGGCGCGCCAGTGCCAGATCCAGGTGTCGTACGCGATCGGCGTGGCGGAGCCGACCTCGATCGCGGTGGACACTTTCGGCACCAACAAGATTCCGAACGAAAAGATCGTGGAACTGGTGAAGAAGCACTTCGACCTGCGTCCCAAGGGCATCATCCAGATGCTGGACCTGCTGCGTCCGATTTACGGCAAGACCGCCGCCTACGGCCACTTCGGCCGCGAGGAGCCGGAATTCAGCTGGGAGCGCACCGACAAGGTGGAGGCGCTGCGCGCCGACGCCGGGCTGGCGCGGCGGAGCGAAGAGGCGGCGTTCGCCGGTTGA